A portion of the Bdellovibrio bacteriovorus genome contains these proteins:
- a CDS encoding ATP-binding response regulator, translated as MNLGTKTSQLEFEIKKVDLLYRQNVAGMIAIFVNTGAFVFYAWSSAPFIFLITWFLALNFSTIIRYFAFYFWRSARTTLRNQQDLKKWRLIIYSCLLVSGLGWGFLGFLTALAPAREQVLAGLIVASMCAGAMITYVSSPIAMMCVIVPSMMLWALGHFSTESSLDKIMGGLILFYCLMMVLIGRNLYSTIMRSMMLDVRLKENEERLRMAMESSGSLTWDWNLVDQDFYWEGNTELFPQGQGQLRAIIAPFVQTRTDIDHEHVIKDEKGRYRYIAIRGRFHQDAFGVYSRFVGICWDVTAKKNEEFLRQERDLHEAENRAKSVLLANASHEMRTPLAAIIGFAEAILRSPTLSAQHRRDVQGISRQGHYMTSLINDLLDLSKVESNRLYLQSTAMNPAYEIEECVSALGEKLKEKNLNIEIEYETQVPLEIQADPARFRQVMMNVLNNAVNFSQEGPIRVSVSLGIDATNQATFKIQIADKGIGIDPETQAHLFEPFARGDAEEVQRTQGSGLGLPLSSSLMKMMNGELKLLHSELHEGSTFELIFHLGPANRLNIGMVPTKKSKSSSKLKIINEGAFLKGRRVLVVDDSVDLRLLMRRYLNKQGASVETSENGKEAVETAMKDPFDIILMDIKMPVMDGYEATAKLRESGYRKPIVALTAQASVDGQKKSVEMGFDGYLSKPVDMGMLKEILKDKAEFA; from the coding sequence ATGAATCTGGGCACGAAAACCAGCCAGCTAGAGTTTGAAATCAAAAAAGTAGATCTTCTGTATCGTCAGAATGTCGCTGGGATGATTGCGATTTTCGTGAACACGGGCGCTTTTGTTTTTTATGCGTGGTCCTCGGCGCCCTTTATTTTCCTCATTACCTGGTTTTTGGCGCTCAACTTTTCAACGATTATTCGCTATTTTGCGTTTTATTTCTGGCGTTCCGCGCGGACCACTCTTCGTAACCAACAAGATCTAAAAAAATGGCGTTTGATCATCTATTCTTGCCTTTTAGTTTCGGGCTTGGGTTGGGGGTTTCTGGGATTTTTGACGGCGTTAGCGCCGGCTCGGGAACAGGTATTGGCCGGTCTTATTGTCGCTAGCATGTGTGCGGGGGCGATGATCACCTATGTCTCTTCGCCGATTGCAATGATGTGCGTAATAGTACCTTCCATGATGTTATGGGCCCTGGGCCACTTTTCTACGGAAAGCTCTTTAGATAAAATCATGGGGGGGTTGATTTTATTTTATTGTCTTATGATGGTGCTGATTGGTCGAAATCTATATTCAACGATCATGCGTTCCATGATGTTAGATGTACGACTTAAGGAAAATGAAGAGCGTTTAAGGATGGCTATGGAATCTTCAGGGTCCTTAACCTGGGATTGGAATTTGGTGGACCAAGATTTTTATTGGGAAGGAAATACCGAGCTATTCCCGCAGGGCCAAGGACAACTGCGCGCGATCATTGCACCTTTCGTGCAAACTCGCACCGACATTGACCACGAACACGTTATTAAAGACGAAAAAGGGCGTTATAGATATATCGCTATTCGGGGGCGATTTCATCAAGATGCATTCGGCGTGTATTCAAGATTTGTGGGAATATGTTGGGATGTCACGGCTAAAAAGAATGAAGAGTTTTTAAGACAAGAGCGAGATTTGCACGAGGCTGAAAACAGGGCAAAGTCGGTGTTACTGGCTAATGCCAGCCATGAAATGCGAACTCCGCTGGCGGCCATTATCGGTTTTGCGGAGGCAATTTTAAGAAGTCCCACATTAAGCGCTCAACATCGTCGGGACGTTCAAGGTATTTCTCGCCAAGGTCATTATATGACCTCCTTAATTAACGATCTTTTGGATTTGTCTAAGGTCGAAAGCAACCGTTTGTATTTGCAAAGCACGGCCATGAATCCCGCTTATGAGATCGAAGAATGTGTTTCGGCTTTAGGTGAGAAACTTAAAGAGAAAAATCTAAATATTGAAATCGAATATGAAACGCAAGTTCCTTTAGAAATCCAAGCAGACCCTGCTCGATTCAGACAAGTTATGATGAACGTCCTTAATAACGCCGTGAATTTTTCACAAGAAGGACCGATTCGCGTTTCGGTGTCCTTAGGTATAGATGCGACGAATCAGGCAACATTTAAAATCCAAATCGCTGATAAAGGTATTGGCATTGATCCCGAAACTCAGGCGCACCTATTTGAACCCTTTGCCCGAGGTGATGCCGAAGAGGTGCAGCGCACTCAAGGCTCAGGTTTAGGGCTGCCCCTTTCGTCAAGTTTGATGAAGATGATGAACGGAGAACTCAAGCTTCTGCACTCGGAATTGCACGAAGGGAGCACCTTTGAATTGATTTTCCATTTAGGCCCAGCAAATCGCCTTAATATTGGTATGGTACCGACAAAAAAATCTAAGAGCTCGAGTAAGTTAAAAATTATCAACGAGGGTGCATTTTTAAAGGGCCGCCGTGTTTTAGTTGTGGATGACTCTGTGGATTTACGTCTTTTGATGCGTCGATACCTTAATAAACAAGGTGCTTCAGTTGAAACTTCTGAAAACGGTAAAGAGGCTGTAGAAACCGCAATGAAAGATCCGTTTGATATCATTTTAATGGATATAAAAATGCCGGTGATGGACGGGTATGAGGCCACCGCGAAGTTAAGAGAAAGTGGCTATCGTAAACCCATCGTGGCCTTAACGGCCCAAGCCAGTGTGGATGGTCAAAAGAAATCCGTCGAAATGGGTTTTGATGGATATTTAAGTAAGCCCGTAGATATGGGCATGCTTAAAGAGATTCTAAAAGACAAGGCAGAGTTTGCCTAA
- the lysC gene encoding lysine-sensitive aspartokinase 3, with translation MTKLIVSKFGGTSMGDAECMLRSAEVSQRQGSGLIAVSATSGTTNELILLGKTAESKTWEETEKILSKIREKHVKIAQDLKLSAESSKKIETLFEEMNSLAKGIHYLRDCSVKAMDTLMSLGERMSSVLFTEAMSQVLKKHGSTKSAELFDVRQVLRTNDDFGKAKPNTAEVAALCQKYLGSVRDQKKVFVTQGYIGMTEDGFTTTLGRGGSDYSAAILAEGVAADVLEIWTDVAGIATTDPRICPQAKPISEISFKEASELATFGAKVLHPATLLPAIRKNIPVFVGSSFDSEAKGTWVRKDVDQHPLIRAMALRKNQVLVTLSTPEMLHAHGFLFQLFKVFNDHKVSIDAITTSEISVSVTLDDSTLLNKKLIADLSQFADVQVEEKLTLISLIGNNINHTAGLAKKIFDSISDINVRMICLGASKHNFCFLVAEDQATAAIQKLHKSFIE, from the coding sequence GTGACAAAATTGATCGTTTCTAAATTCGGTGGAACTTCCATGGGAGATGCAGAATGCATGCTTCGCAGTGCGGAAGTCAGCCAACGCCAAGGTTCTGGTTTGATTGCTGTATCGGCGACTTCAGGTACGACGAACGAGTTGATCTTGTTAGGCAAGACCGCAGAATCAAAAACTTGGGAAGAAACAGAAAAGATTTTATCTAAGATCCGTGAAAAACACGTGAAGATCGCCCAAGATTTAAAGCTTTCGGCGGAATCATCTAAAAAAATCGAAACACTTTTCGAAGAAATGAATTCACTCGCAAAAGGAATTCATTATTTGCGCGACTGTTCCGTGAAAGCCATGGACACGTTGATGAGCTTGGGTGAAAGAATGTCTTCCGTTCTTTTTACCGAAGCAATGTCACAAGTCCTAAAAAAACACGGATCCACAAAATCAGCTGAGCTTTTTGATGTGCGCCAAGTTTTAAGGACGAACGACGACTTCGGTAAAGCAAAACCTAATACCGCAGAGGTCGCAGCCCTTTGCCAAAAGTATTTGGGATCTGTGCGCGATCAGAAGAAAGTTTTTGTCACTCAAGGTTATATCGGCATGACGGAAGATGGTTTCACCACCACACTTGGTCGTGGAGGTTCAGATTATTCTGCGGCGATTTTAGCAGAGGGCGTTGCGGCTGACGTTTTAGAAATTTGGACGGACGTGGCAGGGATTGCGACAACCGACCCGCGCATCTGCCCACAAGCAAAACCTATCAGCGAGATTTCCTTTAAAGAAGCTTCAGAGCTTGCAACTTTCGGCGCCAAGGTTCTGCATCCCGCAACCTTGTTACCGGCGATCCGCAAAAATATTCCGGTGTTCGTGGGTTCCAGCTTTGATTCTGAAGCTAAGGGCACATGGGTGCGTAAAGATGTCGACCAGCATCCACTGATCCGCGCCATGGCCTTACGAAAAAATCAAGTTCTGGTAACTTTATCGACGCCAGAGATGTTGCACGCGCATGGTTTCTTGTTTCAACTTTTTAAAGTCTTTAACGATCACAAAGTCAGTATCGATGCGATCACCACCTCGGAAATTTCGGTCAGCGTGACGTTAGATGATTCAACATTGTTAAATAAAAAATTGATCGCCGATCTTTCGCAATTTGCCGACGTGCAAGTGGAAGAAAAACTGACGTTGATTTCTTTGATCGGAAACAATATCAATCACACCGCCGGTTTAGCAAAAAAGATCTTTGATTCGATTTCAGATATCAACGTGCGTATGATTTGCCTAGGTGCAAGTAAGCACAATTTCTGCTTTCTAGTCGCCGAAGATCAAGCCACGGCCGCGATTCAAAAACTGCATAAAAGTTTTATTGAGTAG
- a CDS encoding nitroreductase family protein: MEKSEFYKLIESRKSIRKYKPDAVPKEVIERVLTAGMHAPSGKNRQNWRFFVVTGQKRDEYLKYSQKSWVGIKDILQQRLKPSLYQFTERFFYTLGDAPVIIFAYSHNDSEERYHTSIGSVYMAVENMNLACIVEGLGSCTMGAPLEIKEEVDKFLGVDKLAEYQRGELELLCAMVCGYPDHEPPKAARQLEGRVTWL; this comes from the coding sequence ATGGAAAAATCAGAGTTTTACAAACTGATCGAATCACGAAAATCCATCCGTAAATACAAACCCGATGCAGTCCCTAAAGAAGTCATCGAAAGGGTTTTGACGGCCGGAATGCACGCGCCATCAGGAAAAAACCGCCAAAACTGGCGCTTCTTTGTGGTGACCGGACAAAAGCGCGATGAATATCTAAAATATTCTCAAAAATCTTGGGTTGGCATCAAAGATATTTTGCAGCAACGACTTAAACCTTCTTTATATCAATTCACCGAAAGATTTTTTTATACTCTGGGTGATGCCCCGGTCATTATTTTCGCATATTCACACAACGATTCAGAAGAGCGCTATCACACGAGTATCGGTTCTGTGTATATGGCTGTGGAAAACATGAATCTAGCCTGCATCGTCGAAGGACTTGGTTCGTGCACGATGGGTGCCCCACTAGAGATAAAAGAGGAAGTAGATAAGTTTTTGGGTGTGGATAAGTTAGCGGAATACCAGCGAGGAGAGTTAGAACTTCTGTGCGCGATGGTGTGTGGTTATCCTGATCATGAACCGCCCAAGGCGGCTCGGCAGCTTGAGGGCCGAGTCACCTGGCTTTGA
- the dusB gene encoding tRNA dihydrouridine synthase DusB — translation MNPIEALKTNPFVLAPMAGITDHAFRTFMKRLDTSVVVTELVSASGIEYKSERTMKLMSFDESQRPVGIQLFGEEPEIVARAAQVAEADGCDFVDLNFGCPVPKVVKKGAGSAILKDPIALQKMVSTVKAAIKIPLTIKIRTGWDANSRNAVEVCNIAYDAGVSWVAIHGRTRAQGYTGLADWDFITDVKAKTKIPILGNGDILTPRQANLRLAQSGCDGVMIGRGCLKNPFIFMDALSLWRGEPLKDVRRDYVSLFNDLRNEIVAHCEEHITGIQLRKFAAWFSTGYPGAAQFRKNLFQSKSNDEVMALANEFFASIGNVEQEDQSSDEFLMGGHG, via the coding sequence ATGAATCCAATCGAAGCCTTAAAGACAAATCCGTTTGTCCTCGCGCCAATGGCGGGGATTACTGATCATGCTTTTCGTACATTCATGAAGCGACTTGATACTAGTGTCGTCGTCACGGAACTCGTGAGCGCTAGTGGTATCGAGTACAAATCTGAACGCACGATGAAGTTGATGAGCTTTGATGAATCTCAACGACCCGTGGGAATCCAACTTTTTGGTGAAGAGCCAGAAATCGTAGCCCGGGCAGCGCAAGTTGCCGAAGCTGATGGCTGTGACTTTGTTGATTTGAACTTTGGTTGTCCTGTTCCAAAAGTTGTAAAAAAGGGCGCGGGCTCCGCGATCTTAAAAGATCCGATAGCTTTGCAAAAGATGGTTTCTACCGTTAAGGCTGCAATTAAAATTCCTCTGACAATTAAAATCCGCACGGGATGGGATGCGAACTCTCGCAATGCGGTTGAAGTTTGTAATATCGCTTACGATGCCGGGGTGTCATGGGTGGCCATTCATGGTCGCACGCGTGCTCAAGGTTATACGGGGTTGGCGGACTGGGATTTCATCACGGACGTCAAAGCCAAAACCAAAATTCCAATTTTGGGTAACGGAGACATCCTAACGCCTCGTCAAGCAAACTTGAGACTTGCTCAAAGTGGTTGCGATGGCGTGATGATCGGTCGTGGGTGCTTAAAAAATCCATTTATTTTCATGGATGCGCTTTCATTGTGGCGTGGGGAACCCCTTAAGGACGTTCGTCGGGATTATGTCAGCCTATTTAACGACCTTCGCAACGAAATCGTGGCGCATTGTGAGGAGCACATCACGGGGATCCAGCTCAGAAAGTTTGCAGCTTGGTTCTCAACAGGGTATCCTGGTGCAGCTCAATTCCGTAAGAATCTATTTCAGTCCAAAAGCAATGACGAAGTCATGGCTCTTGCAAACGAATTTTTTGCAAGTATCGGCAATGTTGAACAGGAAGATCAGAGCTCGGATGAGTTCTTAATGGGCGGTCACGGATAG
- the typA gene encoding translational GTPase TypA, which yields MQDPKKIRNIAIIAHVDHGKTTLVDHLIKQAGTFRDNEHVEERLMDSMDLEKERGITIAAKNASFQYKDIKVNIVDTPGHSDFGGEVERILNMVDGCILLCDASEGPLPQTRFVLKKALEGGKKVIVCINKIDRADARIQEVHNELFDLFIDLDATEEQCDFHTIYAIAREGMATLDPAVNTGTLQPLYDAIVNLIPPPQIEENAPLQVMVSNISYNDYVGRLAIGRIKAGSIKVGDDVMCVQANGQKKVKVSALMQYKVNSQVPVQEAGAGDIVVIAGMEDFTIGDTITSAIDPRPLPRIAVEEPTVGMVFSVNNGPFAGLDGKNVTSRKILERLERELLYNVAIRVEKTENTDAFKVIGRGELQLGVLIEQMRRENFELLVSKPTVVFKDEGGKKMEPMELAVIDIEDSFVGAVTEKLGKRKGVMTNMVQKGSGRTRLEFRIPSRGLIGYRSDFLTDTRGTGLLNTQFDGWDDYRGEIEHRLNGAMISDRKGQATAYAIWNLQERGVMMVEHGDDVYEGMIVGEHAKENDLEVNITREKKLSNVRASGSDEAIRLVPVKKFTLERAMEWIKDSELIEVTPKNIRLRLRELDPHKRAKASKE from the coding sequence ATGCAAGATCCAAAGAAAATTAGAAATATCGCGATCATCGCGCACGTCGACCACGGTAAAACAACTCTCGTCGATCACTTAATCAAACAAGCCGGAACTTTCCGTGACAATGAACACGTTGAAGAGCGTCTGATGGACTCTATGGATCTTGAAAAAGAACGTGGTATCACCATTGCGGCGAAAAATGCTTCCTTCCAATACAAAGATATCAAAGTAAACATCGTAGATACACCGGGACATAGTGACTTTGGTGGTGAAGTCGAACGTATCTTGAACATGGTTGATGGTTGTATCCTTCTTTGCGACGCTTCTGAAGGTCCACTCCCACAAACTCGTTTCGTTCTTAAAAAAGCTCTTGAGGGCGGCAAAAAAGTTATCGTTTGTATCAACAAGATTGACCGTGCCGATGCTCGTATTCAAGAAGTTCATAACGAACTTTTCGATCTTTTCATCGATCTTGATGCTACGGAAGAGCAATGTGATTTCCACACGATCTATGCGATTGCGCGTGAAGGTATGGCGACTTTGGATCCGGCGGTTAACACTGGAACATTGCAACCACTTTACGATGCTATCGTTAATTTGATTCCGCCTCCGCAAATCGAAGAAAACGCACCACTTCAAGTGATGGTTTCTAACATTTCGTACAATGATTACGTAGGTCGTTTGGCAATCGGTCGTATCAAAGCCGGCTCCATCAAAGTTGGCGACGATGTTATGTGCGTTCAAGCTAACGGACAAAAGAAAGTAAAAGTATCTGCGTTGATGCAATACAAAGTGAACTCGCAAGTTCCAGTTCAAGAAGCTGGTGCGGGTGACATCGTGGTCATCGCGGGTATGGAAGATTTCACTATCGGTGACACGATCACTTCGGCGATTGATCCTCGTCCACTTCCACGTATCGCGGTTGAAGAACCGACGGTCGGGATGGTTTTCTCGGTCAATAACGGACCGTTCGCAGGTCTTGATGGTAAGAACGTAACTTCACGTAAGATCCTTGAGCGTCTAGAGCGCGAGTTGTTATACAACGTTGCGATCCGTGTAGAAAAAACTGAAAACACCGATGCCTTCAAAGTTATCGGTCGTGGTGAGTTGCAACTAGGTGTATTGATCGAACAAATGCGCCGTGAAAACTTCGAACTTCTAGTTTCTAAACCGACTGTTGTCTTTAAAGACGAAGGCGGCAAAAAAATGGAACCAATGGAGCTTGCGGTTATCGATATCGAAGACAGCTTCGTCGGTGCGGTTACTGAGAAACTTGGTAAACGTAAAGGTGTCATGACGAACATGGTTCAAAAAGGTTCAGGTCGTACTCGTTTGGAATTCCGTATTCCTTCACGTGGTTTGATCGGTTACCGTTCTGACTTCTTAACAGACACTCGCGGTACGGGTTTACTTAATACTCAATTTGATGGCTGGGATGATTACCGTGGAGAGATTGAACATCGTTTGAATGGTGCGATGATCTCTGACCGTAAAGGCCAAGCGACGGCATACGCGATCTGGAATCTTCAAGAACGCGGTGTTATGATGGTTGAGCACGGTGATGATGTTTACGAAGGTATGATTGTCGGCGAACATGCGAAGGAAAATGATCTAGAAGTTAACATCACGCGCGAGAAAAAGTTGTCAAACGTACGTGCTTCGGGTTCTGATGAAGCTATCCGTCTAGTTCCAGTGAAAAAGTTCACTTTGGAAAGAGCCATGGAATGGATTAAGGATTCAGAGTTGATCGAGGTAACGCCGAAGAACATCCGTCTTCGTTTGCGTGAACTAGATCCTCACAAACGTGCTAAGGCTTCTAAAGAGTAG
- a CDS encoding ABC transporter ATP-binding protein, with protein MSTNVAIEIKDLTKKYDDRVAVNGINLEIYKGECFGLLGPNGAGKSTTMKMMYCSALVTSGELYVLGLNVKKNYREIKSRIGVVPQEDGLDPDFTVLENLLVYASFHNIPKSDAELRCQALLRLMKLEEYQDRSVETLSGGMKRRLAIARGLINSPELLFLDEPTTGLDPQARVWIWDFFKHLKSEKSTLVLTTHYMEEAEQMCDRVAIIDDGKILTVGKPRDLIRDLIGKEVVEFDTNPVDLNYYLGRLRAEGFAYQVIQETVSVLVKENQDGRRVMDLIASDKIFIRKPTLNDVFLKLAGHHLRDE; from the coding sequence ATGAGTACGAACGTTGCTATTGAAATTAAGGATTTGACCAAGAAGTACGATGATCGCGTCGCGGTGAATGGGATTAATCTAGAAATTTACAAAGGTGAATGTTTCGGCCTCTTGGGTCCCAACGGGGCGGGTAAAAGTACAACCATGAAGATGATGTACTGTTCCGCCCTGGTTACTAGCGGAGAGCTCTATGTGCTAGGGCTCAACGTTAAGAAAAACTACCGCGAAATCAAATCTCGCATTGGGGTGGTTCCTCAAGAAGACGGCTTAGATCCGGACTTCACTGTCTTAGAAAATCTTTTAGTTTACGCTAGTTTTCATAATATTCCGAAATCAGACGCCGAACTTCGCTGTCAGGCCTTGCTTCGTTTAATGAAGTTAGAAGAATATCAGGATCGTTCAGTAGAAACTTTAAGCGGCGGTATGAAACGTCGTTTGGCGATTGCGCGTGGACTTATTAATTCACCAGAATTGTTATTCCTTGATGAGCCGACCACGGGTCTTGATCCGCAAGCGCGGGTTTGGATCTGGGATTTCTTTAAGCATTTAAAATCTGAAAAAAGCACGCTTGTTTTGACGACCCATTATATGGAAGAAGCCGAGCAAATGTGTGATCGCGTAGCCATTATCGACGATGGGAAAATCCTGACTGTCGGTAAGCCCCGCGATTTAATCCGCGATCTTATTGGTAAAGAGGTTGTCGAATTTGATACCAATCCCGTCGATCTTAATTATTACCTAGGCCGTTTGCGTGCGGAAGGCTTTGCTTATCAAGTGATTCAAGAAACCGTGTCTGTATTGGTAAAAGAAAATCAAGATGGTCGCCGCGTGATGGATTTAATTGCCAGCGATAAAATCTTTATTCGTAAGCCGACATTGAATGACGTGTTCTTAAAACTAGCCGGTCACCACTTGAGGGATGAATAG
- a CDS encoding ABC transporter permease has protein sequence MKIKDCFSIPKFSEDALKVWSRNFLYFKKTWMVSVFWIVLEPVIYLGAIGFGLGAFVNNMGGMSYIEFFYPALLCTTAMMVSFFEGTYGNYTKLTHQKTYATIMLTRIGPEEIVAGELLWAASKGFFGVCGVTLVAGIFGLIDTYRIILALPMLFLLCALFSCIGMIFTSIARNYDSFIYSTSGLIVPMSLLSGTYFPLEQLPSGLRYVAYLFPLTHAVSAIRETIHSGVSLNVAGHLLILLIAAWICMNVAFYRIRRKLLR, from the coding sequence ATGAAAATCAAAGACTGCTTTTCCATTCCAAAGTTTTCCGAAGACGCACTTAAAGTATGGTCGCGTAATTTCTTGTATTTCAAAAAAACCTGGATGGTTTCAGTTTTCTGGATCGTCCTTGAACCCGTGATTTATTTAGGCGCAATCGGCTTTGGATTAGGTGCTTTTGTAAATAACATGGGCGGCATGTCTTATATTGAATTCTTTTATCCTGCGTTATTGTGTACGACCGCGATGATGGTTTCTTTCTTTGAAGGCACTTACGGAAATTACACTAAACTAACCCATCAAAAAACATACGCCACCATCATGTTGACTCGAATTGGACCTGAAGAAATCGTGGCGGGTGAGTTATTGTGGGCGGCCAGCAAAGGCTTCTTTGGTGTTTGCGGTGTTACTTTGGTGGCGGGCATTTTTGGTTTGATTGATACTTACCGCATTATCTTAGCCTTGCCGATGCTGTTCTTATTATGCGCGCTGTTCTCTTGTATCGGAATGATCTTTACTTCGATTGCCAGAAACTATGACTCGTTCATTTATTCAACGTCGGGCTTAATTGTGCCAATGAGTTTACTCAGCGGAACTTACTTCCCTTTAGAGCAGCTGCCTTCCGGTCTTCGTTACGTGGCTTATTTATTTCCATTAACTCACGCAGTGTCGGCGATTCGTGAAACGATCCATTCAGGTGTCTCGCTGAATGTGGCTGGGCATTTACTGATTCTTTTGATCGCAGCATGGATCTGTATGAACGTGGCGTTTTATAGAATCAGAAGAAAACTTCTGCGATAA
- a CDS encoding biosynthetic peptidoglycan transglycosylase, producing MKHAIFFILGFITLITVALVTLLNWLPSSAEIRGCMITRMYQVELCPTSKNYVPLKKISPYLQKVVVLTEDSSFYDHKGFDWASLEKNARAGWETGVFKRGGSTITQQLAKNMYLNKDRTFIRKALEAIITDRIEHTLSKKEILERYLNVVEFGKNIYGIKAAAQYYFKKTPAELNVVESAFFAMVLPNPVKYSQSYYRKELTGFAKKRLSEIIDNMYRYNRINEAEYNEAVYQLSYFFQAEPLPAEMNVPADEVPTLEELEAGEPMDAEEVEVQE from the coding sequence ATGAAACACGCCATTTTCTTTATCTTAGGTTTTATTACTTTAATCACTGTGGCGTTAGTCACTTTGTTAAACTGGCTGCCCAGTTCGGCAGAAATCCGTGGCTGCATGATTACGCGCATGTACCAAGTGGAATTGTGTCCAACTTCCAAAAACTATGTGCCGTTAAAAAAGATCTCTCCTTATCTGCAAAAAGTGGTGGTTCTCACTGAGGATTCAAGCTTTTACGACCACAAAGGTTTTGATTGGGCCTCGCTTGAAAAAAATGCGCGCGCCGGCTGGGAAACTGGGGTCTTTAAACGTGGGGGCTCCACGATCACTCAGCAACTTGCTAAGAACATGTACTTAAATAAAGACCGTACGTTTATTCGTAAGGCCCTGGAAGCCATCATTACCGATCGCATTGAGCACACATTATCTAAGAAAGAAATTTTAGAGCGCTACTTAAACGTGGTGGAATTCGGAAAAAATATTTACGGCATCAAAGCGGCCGCTCAATATTACTTTAAGAAAACACCGGCCGAATTAAACGTCGTGGAAAGTGCATTTTTTGCCATGGTACTGCCTAATCCGGTGAAGTATTCCCAATCATATTATCGTAAAGAACTGACCGGCTTTGCCAAGAAACGTTTAAGTGAAATCATCGACAATATGTATCGCTATAACCGAATCAACGAAGCTGAATACAACGAAGCGGTGTATCAGTTGTCTTACTTCTTCCAGGCAGAGCCTTTGCCGGCGGAAATGAATGTGCCTGCGGATGAAGTTCCTACGCTAGAGGAACTGGAAGCCGGTGAACCGATGGATGCTGAAGAAGTCGAAGTTCAAGAATAG
- a CDS encoding NAD-dependent epimerase/dehydratase family protein — protein MKKVLVTGANGFLGSWVTRALVQEGHDVYALVRPKSDLSELEGVNCKYVHGDVTDVHSLLETFKGMDSVFHLAGVIAYKRSQRPLMDKVNVQGTANVVSVCREHKIRRLVYLSSVVAIGGGFSTDEVLNEDSTYNLHDLNLGYFETKHEAEKIVKKACDKHEIDAVILNPSTIYGAGDAKKGSRKMQLKVAQGKLKFYTSGGVNVVAVEDVVDGILKAWKNGKSGERYILCGENILIKDLFAMIAAEAGVKPPSFQLPDGLLHVLGAAGDMMEKAGLKGPVSKENAYTATMYHWFDSAKAQRELGFKPRPAREAIHNSVQWMKDHKLV, from the coding sequence ATGAAAAAAGTTTTAGTCACAGGAGCAAATGGATTTTTAGGCAGTTGGGTGACTCGGGCGCTAGTGCAAGAAGGTCACGACGTCTATGCCTTGGTTCGTCCCAAAAGTGATCTTTCTGAACTTGAAGGTGTGAACTGTAAATATGTGCACGGTGATGTCACCGATGTTCATTCCTTGCTTGAAACCTTTAAGGGCATGGATTCGGTTTTTCACTTGGCTGGTGTTATTGCTTATAAAAGATCGCAACGTCCGTTAATGGATAAAGTAAATGTGCAAGGAACCGCCAACGTAGTTTCGGTATGTCGTGAACATAAAATTCGTCGCTTGGTTTATCTTTCATCTGTAGTCGCCATCGGTGGTGGGTTTAGCACCGATGAAGTTTTAAATGAAGACTCCACCTACAATTTACACGATTTAAACTTAGGCTATTTTGAAACCAAACACGAGGCTGAAAAAATCGTTAAGAAAGCTTGTGATAAGCATGAAATCGATGCGGTTATTTTAAATCCTTCAACAATCTATGGTGCCGGCGATGCCAAAAAAGGCAGTCGCAAAATGCAGCTTAAAGTAGCGCAAGGAAAATTGAAATTTTATACTTCCGGTGGCGTCAATGTTGTCGCCGTTGAAGACGTCGTCGACGGCATTTTAAAGGCTTGGAAGAACGGCAAAAGTGGCGAACGCTATATTTTGTGCGGCGAAAATATCTTGATCAAAGATCTTTTTGCCATGATCGCGGCAGAAGCCGGAGTGAAGCCTCCATCGTTCCAACTTCCCGACGGACTTTTACATGTTTTGGGAGCTGCTGGCGATATGATGGAAAAAGCGGGCTTAAAAGGCCCGGTCAGCAAAGAAAATGCTTACACCGCAACGATGTATCACTGGTTTGACTCCGCGAAAGCTCAACGAGAGCTAGGATTTAAACCTCGCCCCGCGCGCGAAGCGATTCATAACAGTGTTCAGTGGATGAAAGATCACAAACTAGTTTAA